One window of Leopardus geoffroyi isolate Oge1 chromosome B3, O.geoffroyi_Oge1_pat1.0, whole genome shotgun sequence genomic DNA carries:
- the PLEKHG3 gene encoding pleckstrin homology domain-containing family G member 3 isoform X8 — MGALLRKANLSGVPSPGSDARMPVSASLRQERSQERPVSLTSTTSSSGSSRDSRGAMEDPNGSEASAENGAGSPRGRHPPNGNPNSSGWLSVRGPLSPFSSRAPAAPAHKLSYLGRVVREIVETERMYVQDLRSIVEDYLLKIIDTPGLLKPEQVSALFGNIENIYALNSQLLRDLDGCNSDPVAVASCFVERSQEFDIYTQYCNNYPNSVAALTECMRDKQQAKFFRDRQELLQHSLPLGSYLLKPVQRILKYHLLLQEIAKHFDEEEDGFEVVEDAIDTMTCVAWYINDMKRRHEHAVRLQEIQSLLINWKGPDLTIYGELVLEGTFRVHRVRNERTFFLFDKALLITKKRGDHFVYKSHIPCSSLMLIESTRDSLCFTVTHYKHSKQQYNIQAKTVEEKRSWTHHIKRLILENHHTTIPQKAKEAILEMDSYYPSRYRCSPERLKKAWSSQDEVSTHVRQGRRQSEPGQPPFSRASLPSGQRGFTEPGLKGRRKSEPTRHLLRQLSEKAGGTAGMKEKGRRESEGPKSRRRPGGRSPTSAEKRMSFESTSSLPEVEPDPEPETEQEVFAAVEAASIEEVPSDMESPEVLETQLDAHQELLGMAPPGDMVDFVVAESTEDLKTLSSEEEEEEDMGATQEPESLLPPSVLDQASIIAERFVSSFSRRSSLALEDGKASGFGSPRLTSRSSSVLSLEGSEKGSARRGSTTDALGSQPPPEVDSGVGMATESSPSVNGTESPSPGCPAEPDRSSCKKKESALSTRDRLLLDKIKSYYENAEHHDAGFSIRRRESLSYIPKGLVRNSVSRFNSLPRPDPEPTAPLGHRRQVGSRPASWAMFDLPGPGQASAGEPAPITDAEFRPSSEIVKIWEGMESPGESSHKGPGQGQANGFDLHEPLFILEEHELGAITEESAAASPESASPTERPSPAHLARELKELVKELSGDVQGELVAPLHPRIVQLSHVMDGRVSERVKNKVYQLARQYSLRIKSKSVPARPPLQWGKAAPTVPCLQEEAGAPSGGKGKRKPVLSLLNDEQTVAPEHSPPKPCSPRHCSFSPTAASPRTTSPGVRPSSRSPLSPFDTETFNWPDVRELCSKYTSHDEAFQAEGSRPRGQPVNRSRSVPENMVEPPLAGKVGRCCSVGAKRGRADPEATQPQPPGGLPQSRPVGEEALYVTADLTLENNGRVIVMEKGPLPCPAAGLEEGSGQRPSSPAAAVGQGLDFQESGISRSPEYWPKEEGPRDPVDPGQQGRVRNLREKFQALNSVG, encoded by the exons ATGGGAGCCCTTTTGAGGAAGGCG AATCTCTCCGGAGTGCCCTCTCCAGGCAGCGATGCCAGGatgcctgtctctgcctctctccgccAAGAGCGCAGCCAGGAGCGGCCGGTGAGCCTGACCTCCACCACCTCCTCGTCGGGTTCATCCCGTGACAGCCGCGGTGCCATGGAGGATCCCAATGGTTCCGAGGCTTCTGCTGAGAACGGGGCAGGCTCCCCGCGCGGCCGGCATCCCCCCAACGGCAACCCCAACTCCAGCGGCTGGCTGAGCGTGAGGGGGCCCCTGTCTCCGTTCAGCAGTCGGGCCCCGGCGGCCCCAGCACATAAGCTCAGCTACCTGGGCCGAGTGGTGCGGGAGATCGTGGAGACGGAGCGGATGTATGTGCAGGACCTGCGCAGCATCGTGGAG GACTACCTCTTGAAGATCATTGACACGCCTGGGCTGCTGAAGCCAGAACAAGTCAGCGCCCTCTTTGGGAACATAGAAAACATCTATGCACTGAACAG ccagctaCTCAGAGACCTGGATGGCTGCAATAGTGACCCTGTGGCTGTGGCCAGCTGCTTTGTGGAAAGG AGCCAAGAGTTTGATATCTACACCCAGTATTGCAACAACTACCCCAA CTCAGTGGCCGCCCTGACCGAGTGCATGCGGGACAAGCAACAGGCCAAGTTCTTTCGGGACCGGCAGGAGCTGCTACAGCACTCTCTGCCCTTGGGCTCCTACTTGCTGAAGCCCGTCCAGCGCATCCTCAAGTACCACCTGCTGCTCCAG GAAATCGCCAAACATTTTGATGAAGAAGAAGACGGCTTCGAGGTGGTGGAGGATGCCATTGACACCATGACCTGCGTGGCCTGGTACATCAATGACATGAAGAGGAGGCACGAGCATGCAGTCCGGCTCCAG GAGATTCAGTCACTGCTCATCAATTGGAAGGGACCAGACCTGACCATCTATGGGGAGCTCGTCCTGGAGGGCACGTTCCGCGTGCACCGCGTGCGCAACGAGAGGACCTTCTTCCTCTTTGACAAAGCTCTGCTCATCACCAAGAAGCGAGGCGATCACTTTGTCTACAAGAGTCATATCCCG tgcTCCTCCCTGATGCTGATCGAAAGCACCAGAGACTCCCTGTGCTTCACCGTCACCCACTACAAGCACAGCAAGCAGCAGTACAACATCCAG GCCAAGACAGTGGAGGAGAAACGGAGCTGGACTCACCACATCAAGAGGCTCATCCTGGAGAACCACCACACCACTATCCCCCAGAAG gcCAAGGAAGCCATCTTGGAAATGGACTCCTACT ATCCCAGTCGGTACCGCTGCAGCCCGGAGCGACTGAAGAAGGCTTGGTCCTCCCAGGACGAAGTGTCCACCCACGTGCGGCAGGGGCGCCGGCAGTCTG AGCCCGGTCAGCCCCCGTTCAGCCGGGCATCACTCCCCAGCGGGCAGCGAGGCTTCACGGAGCCAGGCCTTAAGGGCCGTAGGAAGTCGG AGCCCACCAGACACCTGCTCAGGCAACTCAGTGAGAAAG CAGGTGGAACAGCGGGAATGAAG GAGAAGGGGCGTAGGGAGTCTGAAGGCCCCAAGAGCCGCAGAAGGCCCGGCGGCCGGTCTCCCACTAGTGCTGAGAAGCGCATGAGCTTTGAGTCCACCTCTTCGCTGCCAGAG GTTGAGCCAGACCCTGAGCCTGAGACAGAGCAGGAAGTATTTGCTGCTGTGGAAGCTGCCAGCATCGAGGAGGTGCCCTCAGACATGGAGTCTCCAGAAGTCCTGGAAACACAGCTTGATGCCCACCAGGAGCTGCTGGGGATGGCCCCCCCGGGTGACATGGTGGACTTTGTGGTGGCCGAGAGCACCGAGGACCTTAAGACTCTGagcagtgaggaggaggaggaggaggacatggGTGCCACGCAGGAGCCCGAGAGCCTCCTGCCACCCTCTGTGCTGGACCAGGCCAGCATCATTGCCGAGCGGTTCGTCAGCAGCTTCTCTCGGCGGAGCAGCCTGGCCCTGGAGGATGGCAAGGCCAGCGGCTTTGGGAGCCCGAGGCTGACAAGCCGGAGCAGCAGCGTGCTCAGCCTAGAGGGCAGCGAGAAGGGCTCGGCCCGGCGTGGCAGCACCACCGACGCCCTCGGCTCGCAGCCACCCCCAGAGGTGGACAGCGGTGTGGGCATGGCCACGGAGAGCAGCCCTTCGGTCAACGGGACGGAGTCCCCGAGCCCAGGCTGCCCTGCAGAGCCCGACAGGTCTTCCTGTAAGAAGAAGGAATCGGCACTCTCCACCCGAGACCGGCTGTTGCTGGACAAGATCAAGAGCTACTATGAGAACGCGGAGCACCATGACGCGGGCTTTAGCATCCGGCGCCGAGAGAGCCTCTCCTACATCCCCAAAGGGCTGGTGAGGAACTCCGTTTCCAGATTCAACAGCCTTCCCAGGCCGGACCCAGAGCCCACGGCTCCGCTGGGGCACAGGAGGCAGGTGGGCTCCCGGCCGGCTTCGTGGGCTATGTTTGACCTCCCAGGCCCCGGCCAGGCGAGCGCTGGGGAGCCAGCTCCTATCACAGATGCTGAGTTCAGGCCGTCTTCAGAAATTGTAAAGATCTGGGAGGGAATGGAGTCTCCCGGGGAGAGCTCTCACAAGGGGCCTGGCCAAGGCCAGGCCAATGGTTTTGACCTGCACGAACCGCTCTTCATCCTGGAGGAGCACGAACTGGGGGCCATCACCGAGGAGTCGGCCGCCGCCTCCCCTGAGAGTGCCTCCCCCACGGAGCGGCCCAGCCCGGCCCACCTGGCCCGGGAGCTGAAGGAGCTCGTGAAGGAGCTGAGTGGCGACGTCCAGGGGGAGCTGGTGGCTCCACTGCACCCGCGCATCGTCCAGCTCTCCCACGTGATGGATGGCCGCGTGAGCGAGCGAGTCAAGAACAAGGTCTACCAGCTGGCCCGCCAGTACAGCCTGCGGATCAAGAGCAAATCTGTGCCAGCCAGGCCACCGCTCCAGTGGGGAAAGGCGGCTCCCACCGTTCCCTGCCTGCAGGAGGAGGCTGGAGCGCCCTCGGGCGGCAAAG GTAAGAGAAAGCCGGTGCTGTCCCTCCTCAACGATGAGCAGACGGTGGCCCCGGAGCACAGCCCGCCCAAGCCCTGCTCTCCTCGGCATTGCTCCTTCAGCCCCACTGCTGCCAGCCCGAGGACCACCTCGCCTGGGGTCCGGCCCTCCTCTCGAAGCCCCCTCAGCCCCTTCGACACTGAGACCTTCAACTGGCCTGATGTCCGAGAGCTCTGCTCCAAGTACACCTCCCACGATGAGGCATTCCAGGCCGAGGGCAGTCGGCCCCGTGGCCAGCCTGTCAACCGGAGCCGCTCGGTGCCAGAGAACATGGTGGAGCCCCCTCTGGCGGGCAAGGTGGGCCGCTGCTGCAGCGTGGGCGCCAAGAGGGGCCGGGCAGACCCAGAGgccacccagccccagcctcctgggGGATTGCCCCAAAGCAGGCCGGTCGGAGAGGAAGCCCTGTATGTCACCGCAGACCTCACCCTGGAGAACAACGGGCGGGTGATCGTCATGGAGAAggggcctctgccctgccccgctgcggggctggaggagggcagtGGCCAGAGACCAAGCTCACCAGCAGCCGCGGTGGGACAGGGCCTGGATTTCCAGGAGTCTGGGATTTCCAGGAGTCCAGAGTATTGGCCAAAGGAAGAGGGTCCCAGAGACCCAGTGGACCCAGGCCAGCAGGGCAGAGTGAGAAACCTGAGGGAGAAATTTCAGGCCTTGAACTCTGTAGGGTGA
- the PLEKHG3 gene encoding pleckstrin homology domain-containing family G member 3 isoform X7 produces the protein MLLSPGGSPGPEKERFSRRFPNLSGVPSPGSDARMPVSASLRQERSQERPVSLTSTTSSSGSSRDSRGAMEDPNGSEASAENGAGSPRGRHPPNGNPNSSGWLSVRGPLSPFSSRAPAAPAHKLSYLGRVVREIVETERMYVQDLRSIVEDYLLKIIDTPGLLKPEQVSALFGNIENIYALNSQLLRDLDGCNSDPVAVASCFVERSQEFDIYTQYCNNYPNSVAALTECMRDKQQAKFFRDRQELLQHSLPLGSYLLKPVQRILKYHLLLQEIAKHFDEEEDGFEVVEDAIDTMTCVAWYINDMKRRHEHAVRLQEIQSLLINWKGPDLTIYGELVLEGTFRVHRVRNERTFFLFDKALLITKKRGDHFVYKSHIPCSSLMLIESTRDSLCFTVTHYKHSKQQYNIQAKTVEEKRSWTHHIKRLILENHHTTIPQKAKEAILEMDSYYPSRYRCSPERLKKAWSSQDEVSTHVRQGRRQSEPTRHLLRQLSEKGGTAGMKEKGRRESEGPKSRRRPGGRSPTSAEKRMSFESTSSLPEVEPDPEPETEQEVFAAVEAASIEEVPSDMESPEVLETQLDAHQELLGMAPPGDMVDFVVAESTEDLKTLSSEEEEEEDMGATQEPESLLPPSVLDQASIIAERFVSSFSRRSSLALEDGKASGFGSPRLTSRSSSVLSLEGSEKGSARRGSTTDALGSQPPPEVDSGVGMATESSPSVNGTESPSPGCPAEPDRSSCKKKESALSTRDRLLLDKIKSYYENAEHHDAGFSIRRRESLSYIPKGLVRNSVSRFNSLPRPDPEPTAPLGHRRQVGSRPASWAMFDLPGPGQASAGEPAPITDAEFRPSSEIVKIWEGMESPGESSHKGPGQGQANGFDLHEPLFILEEHELGAITEESAAASPESASPTERPSPAHLARELKELVKELSGDVQGELVAPLHPRIVQLSHVMDGRVSERVKNKVYQLARQYSLRIKSKSVPARPPLQWGKAAPTVPCLQEEAGAPSGGKGKRKPVLSLLNDEQTVAPEHSPPKPCSPRHCSFSPTAASPRTTSPGVRPSSRSPLSPFDTETFNWPDVRELCSKYTSHDEAFQAEGSRPRGQPVNRSRSVPENMVEPPLAGKVGRCCSVGAKRGRADPEATQPQPPGGLPQSRPVGEEALYVTADLTLENNGRVIVMEKGPLPCPAAGLEEGSGQRPSSPAAAVGQGLDFQESGISRSPEYWPKEEGPRDPVDPGQQGRVRNLREKFQALNSVG, from the exons aTGTTGCTGAGTCCTGGGGGCTCCCCAGGACCAGAAAAGGAGAGGTTCTCCAGAAGGTTCCCG AATCTCTCCGGAGTGCCCTCTCCAGGCAGCGATGCCAGGatgcctgtctctgcctctctccgccAAGAGCGCAGCCAGGAGCGGCCGGTGAGCCTGACCTCCACCACCTCCTCGTCGGGTTCATCCCGTGACAGCCGCGGTGCCATGGAGGATCCCAATGGTTCCGAGGCTTCTGCTGAGAACGGGGCAGGCTCCCCGCGCGGCCGGCATCCCCCCAACGGCAACCCCAACTCCAGCGGCTGGCTGAGCGTGAGGGGGCCCCTGTCTCCGTTCAGCAGTCGGGCCCCGGCGGCCCCAGCACATAAGCTCAGCTACCTGGGCCGAGTGGTGCGGGAGATCGTGGAGACGGAGCGGATGTATGTGCAGGACCTGCGCAGCATCGTGGAG GACTACCTCTTGAAGATCATTGACACGCCTGGGCTGCTGAAGCCAGAACAAGTCAGCGCCCTCTTTGGGAACATAGAAAACATCTATGCACTGAACAG ccagctaCTCAGAGACCTGGATGGCTGCAATAGTGACCCTGTGGCTGTGGCCAGCTGCTTTGTGGAAAGG AGCCAAGAGTTTGATATCTACACCCAGTATTGCAACAACTACCCCAA CTCAGTGGCCGCCCTGACCGAGTGCATGCGGGACAAGCAACAGGCCAAGTTCTTTCGGGACCGGCAGGAGCTGCTACAGCACTCTCTGCCCTTGGGCTCCTACTTGCTGAAGCCCGTCCAGCGCATCCTCAAGTACCACCTGCTGCTCCAG GAAATCGCCAAACATTTTGATGAAGAAGAAGACGGCTTCGAGGTGGTGGAGGATGCCATTGACACCATGACCTGCGTGGCCTGGTACATCAATGACATGAAGAGGAGGCACGAGCATGCAGTCCGGCTCCAG GAGATTCAGTCACTGCTCATCAATTGGAAGGGACCAGACCTGACCATCTATGGGGAGCTCGTCCTGGAGGGCACGTTCCGCGTGCACCGCGTGCGCAACGAGAGGACCTTCTTCCTCTTTGACAAAGCTCTGCTCATCACCAAGAAGCGAGGCGATCACTTTGTCTACAAGAGTCATATCCCG tgcTCCTCCCTGATGCTGATCGAAAGCACCAGAGACTCCCTGTGCTTCACCGTCACCCACTACAAGCACAGCAAGCAGCAGTACAACATCCAG GCCAAGACAGTGGAGGAGAAACGGAGCTGGACTCACCACATCAAGAGGCTCATCCTGGAGAACCACCACACCACTATCCCCCAGAAG gcCAAGGAAGCCATCTTGGAAATGGACTCCTACT ATCCCAGTCGGTACCGCTGCAGCCCGGAGCGACTGAAGAAGGCTTGGTCCTCCCAGGACGAAGTGTCCACCCACGTGCGGCAGGGGCGCCGGCAGTCTG AGCCCACCAGACACCTGCTCAGGCAACTCAGTGAGAAAG GTGGAACAGCGGGAATGAAG GAGAAGGGGCGTAGGGAGTCTGAAGGCCCCAAGAGCCGCAGAAGGCCCGGCGGCCGGTCTCCCACTAGTGCTGAGAAGCGCATGAGCTTTGAGTCCACCTCTTCGCTGCCAGAG GTTGAGCCAGACCCTGAGCCTGAGACAGAGCAGGAAGTATTTGCTGCTGTGGAAGCTGCCAGCATCGAGGAGGTGCCCTCAGACATGGAGTCTCCAGAAGTCCTGGAAACACAGCTTGATGCCCACCAGGAGCTGCTGGGGATGGCCCCCCCGGGTGACATGGTGGACTTTGTGGTGGCCGAGAGCACCGAGGACCTTAAGACTCTGagcagtgaggaggaggaggaggaggacatggGTGCCACGCAGGAGCCCGAGAGCCTCCTGCCACCCTCTGTGCTGGACCAGGCCAGCATCATTGCCGAGCGGTTCGTCAGCAGCTTCTCTCGGCGGAGCAGCCTGGCCCTGGAGGATGGCAAGGCCAGCGGCTTTGGGAGCCCGAGGCTGACAAGCCGGAGCAGCAGCGTGCTCAGCCTAGAGGGCAGCGAGAAGGGCTCGGCCCGGCGTGGCAGCACCACCGACGCCCTCGGCTCGCAGCCACCCCCAGAGGTGGACAGCGGTGTGGGCATGGCCACGGAGAGCAGCCCTTCGGTCAACGGGACGGAGTCCCCGAGCCCAGGCTGCCCTGCAGAGCCCGACAGGTCTTCCTGTAAGAAGAAGGAATCGGCACTCTCCACCCGAGACCGGCTGTTGCTGGACAAGATCAAGAGCTACTATGAGAACGCGGAGCACCATGACGCGGGCTTTAGCATCCGGCGCCGAGAGAGCCTCTCCTACATCCCCAAAGGGCTGGTGAGGAACTCCGTTTCCAGATTCAACAGCCTTCCCAGGCCGGACCCAGAGCCCACGGCTCCGCTGGGGCACAGGAGGCAGGTGGGCTCCCGGCCGGCTTCGTGGGCTATGTTTGACCTCCCAGGCCCCGGCCAGGCGAGCGCTGGGGAGCCAGCTCCTATCACAGATGCTGAGTTCAGGCCGTCTTCAGAAATTGTAAAGATCTGGGAGGGAATGGAGTCTCCCGGGGAGAGCTCTCACAAGGGGCCTGGCCAAGGCCAGGCCAATGGTTTTGACCTGCACGAACCGCTCTTCATCCTGGAGGAGCACGAACTGGGGGCCATCACCGAGGAGTCGGCCGCCGCCTCCCCTGAGAGTGCCTCCCCCACGGAGCGGCCCAGCCCGGCCCACCTGGCCCGGGAGCTGAAGGAGCTCGTGAAGGAGCTGAGTGGCGACGTCCAGGGGGAGCTGGTGGCTCCACTGCACCCGCGCATCGTCCAGCTCTCCCACGTGATGGATGGCCGCGTGAGCGAGCGAGTCAAGAACAAGGTCTACCAGCTGGCCCGCCAGTACAGCCTGCGGATCAAGAGCAAATCTGTGCCAGCCAGGCCACCGCTCCAGTGGGGAAAGGCGGCTCCCACCGTTCCCTGCCTGCAGGAGGAGGCTGGAGCGCCCTCGGGCGGCAAAG GTAAGAGAAAGCCGGTGCTGTCCCTCCTCAACGATGAGCAGACGGTGGCCCCGGAGCACAGCCCGCCCAAGCCCTGCTCTCCTCGGCATTGCTCCTTCAGCCCCACTGCTGCCAGCCCGAGGACCACCTCGCCTGGGGTCCGGCCCTCCTCTCGAAGCCCCCTCAGCCCCTTCGACACTGAGACCTTCAACTGGCCTGATGTCCGAGAGCTCTGCTCCAAGTACACCTCCCACGATGAGGCATTCCAGGCCGAGGGCAGTCGGCCCCGTGGCCAGCCTGTCAACCGGAGCCGCTCGGTGCCAGAGAACATGGTGGAGCCCCCTCTGGCGGGCAAGGTGGGCCGCTGCTGCAGCGTGGGCGCCAAGAGGGGCCGGGCAGACCCAGAGgccacccagccccagcctcctgggGGATTGCCCCAAAGCAGGCCGGTCGGAGAGGAAGCCCTGTATGTCACCGCAGACCTCACCCTGGAGAACAACGGGCGGGTGATCGTCATGGAGAAggggcctctgccctgccccgctgcggggctggaggagggcagtGGCCAGAGACCAAGCTCACCAGCAGCCGCGGTGGGACAGGGCCTGGATTTCCAGGAGTCTGGGATTTCCAGGAGTCCAGAGTATTGGCCAAAGGAAGAGGGTCCCAGAGACCCAGTGGACCCAGGCCAGCAGGGCAGAGTGAGAAACCTGAGGGAGAAATTTCAGGCCTTGAACTCTGTAGGGTGA